CCGCGCACCATGAACGCGGCCTCCGTGCATGGCCTCTGCTACCTGCCCGGCACCAGCCGCGCGGTGCGGCCGGGCAACCTGGGCTGCATGCGCGGCCAGGTCGACAACGCCGCCGCCCTCAACGCCGCGGCGCCGGGCAACCTCCGCCTCACCTTCACCTCGCCCCGCGCGCGCAGCCTGCTGAGGGTGGAGCCGCTGACGGGCCTGGCGAACCTGCTGGACTGCGACTCGGCGGAGGCCCTCCAGAGCCCCGTCGCCGAGTGCACGAGCGGCTGAAGCAGGCCCCCGGGGAGGGGCGGTGGCCGGACACCCAGTTCGCCGCCCGTCTGGGGTCACCCCACCCCGGATGATCCACCCCGCGAAGGCGTCAGCCGCGTTTCCTGCCCGCCAGCGGACGCCGGACGAGGCCCTGCCCCCGATGCAGGCACTGGGAAACAGGGGCCCTGGAGGCCCAGGCCCGGGGCGCCTCCCTGCCTGCCCTACTCCAGGGCGCCGGGCCTACAGTTAACTCCGCAACTCAGTGCATACCCGCAATGTTTGCGAGGTCAATCTGGACCCACCCAGCGCACGCCGTGTGTGGGCAGCCTCGTGTTTTCAGCAGGTTGGGGAGCAAACAAGTCGGCACGTCAATTGCTGACTGTGTTGCAGTTCGCCCCCCCGCTGCACGACGAGGAGTCTCCCAATGAAGTCACCCACCGCGACCCGACGGCGGAATGCCAGGGGCTTCACCCTGCTCGTGGGACTGGGCGTCGTGACGCTGGTGTCCCTGGCGGTGCTGCTCAGCTACGGCGTGGTGAGCCGCGAGGCGGAGACGCAGGGCGACGGGCGGAGGCGGAAGGAGGCCTTCTTCGCGGCCGAGGCGGGGCTGGCCGAGGGCCGCGAGGCCATGCGCCTGCGGCTGGCGGCGGAGGGGAACCTCGATACGTACAACCAGGTGATCCCCGACCTGGGCGCGCCCGTCAACGAGCCAGGGCTCGGAGGCGGCGGCACGCCCTGGTACGAGGTGCTGCCGGGCCCTGCCGCCACGGGTGGCTGGAACCAGCTGCGGCTGACGACGGAGGACATGGCCCCCACGGAGCTCGCCAGCGCGGGCGGCACCCCGTACGCCGAGTACCCCACGCAGGACAACGTGCGCTACCGCGTCTTCGTCCGGGACGACCTGGACGACGCCAACCCCAGCTCCGATACCAACGGCCAGGTGTGGCTCATCTCCGTCGGAGAGGTGATGACCGAGGGCGGCCGCCCTACACGCTCCATCGTCCAAGCGCTCATCATCAACGAGAATGCCTCCGCCGCGAGCGGCCCCGGCTGCGTCAACCGCGGCTGCGGCCCCGACAACACCTACAACAATACGCAGGACACGCAGGCGCCCGACACGACCAACGTGCGGACCCTCTAGTCAGACCTGTCACCCCCGAGCTCCCCATGCAACGCACGCATCTCCTGCAGCTCCTGTTATTGCTGTCACTGCCTGGCGTTGCAGCTGCCCAGGACGGTGGCAGGACCGCTTTCGACACTGCATGCGCCCGGTGCCACACCGCCGACACCGCCGAGCAGCACGTGCAGAAGTCCTCGCGGAGCGCGGCGAAGTCGCAGCGCGACGAGCCCGTCCGGGGGCCGCAGCTGAGCCAGCTGCTCCAGAAGCGCACGCCCGAGCAGCTGCGCGCGTGGATTGCGGCGCCCAACGCGGTCCGCAAGGACACCCGCTGTGACACGCGCCTGCTGGGCGCCGGAGACCTGGACCTGGTCCTGGGCTACCTGGCGACCAGCGCGCAGCCGCCGCCGCCGCCGCGGGACGAGCTGCTGCGGCAGCAGTTCAACAAGGAACTCGCCGAGCGCCGCGCCCAGAAGCAGCGCAAGGCCAACCACCCGTCCACCCTGCCCCAGGGGAGGAAGCGATGAGAACCCTCAACAAGACGCTCGCGGTGATGATGCTGCTGGCCGCGCCGCTCGCCTCCGCCCAGCCCGAGCAGCTGTGCCGGGACAACCTGACGCAGGACCGGCAGCCCAACTTCAGCGACAGCTCGCTGGACCGCGGCCCCAACGACACCATCCTCATCACCCCCGAGACGCCGCCGCGCCTCCAGCTCAACACCAACCTCACCGTCCTCAACGTCGAGAACATCACCTTCCCGTTCGACCAGCGCGTCACCATCAGCTACGTGTACGAGTCCGCCGGCGCCTCGCACGCGCTCGGCTACATGTACCTGGATGACCTGCAGAAGAAGCCGACGGACCCGGCGACGAAGGTGGAGTACGTCAACGCCGCGGGCAACCTCGTCGACAGCAACAACAACGGCATCTTCGACCTGCACGAGGACATCTACAATCTCGCGCCCCCCAGTGGCCCCAAGGCCCGGCCCTACGTCGGCGTGAGCCGCCGCTGCACCGAGACGTTCACCGACACGGCGGGCGAGACGTACAGCGAGCCCGACATCGCCCGGCGCAACTGCGGCAACACGTTCCAGCGCATCCTCACGACCCACCCGACGCTGGGCAACCGGATTGCGGACGCGCGCCCCGGCCAGACGTTCAACCTCATCGACGCGGACGTGGTGGGCAGCCTGCTGGGAGGCACCAACGCGAGCGCCACCCAGTTCTCCGACGGCGGCCTGTTCCCCCACATCCCCAACATCCTCGAGCCGCCCGCCATCGCCAACGGCAACAAGGGCGTCGGGAAGATGGTCTTCCTGCTCGCCGACGATGACGGCGACCAGGGCAATGGCGCGACCTTCGGCAACCTCGCGCCCGTCCCCGACTCCGACTTCGTCGACGACGGCGTCCCCGACTACGACGTTTCCGCCTACGACGCGCGCGGCCTGCCCCGCGCCACCAACCCGAACGCCGGCATCAGCGCGTTCGACCGCACCGTGGACCTGGGCATGGTCGAGGGCGGGAAGGAGATCATCTTCTTCCTCATCGTCTTCTACGACTCCAACCACCGCCCGAACGAGGGCACCGTCTTCCCCTGCCTGAAGCAGGACGCCGCCGGGAAGTGCCTGCTGCACCTGCGCACGCCCATCAACGTCTACTTCTCCAAGGCGGCGTGGAACATTGACCAGAACTCCGAAGCCAACCCCGTGGTGGCGGAGCGCAACATCGGCTGCTCGTACGACTCGACCTGCGACCGGGACAACCCCACGTCCAACTCCTGCCATATCGGCAATGGCGGCCCCCGGCTGTGCGGCTGGCTGGACGGCCCGAAGACCACGGTGGGCACCACGCTGCACCGCCTGAGGAACGACGCGGCCTACGGCTTCCTGGACATGCCCATGGAGCGCGTGACGGTGCCCCGGCCCGCGGGCACCCGCAACCCCATGCCGCACGTCATCGTGGGCGCGCCCAGCACGGACCCCTTCCGCTGGATTCTCGGCTTCGAGGACCTCCCCGGCGGCGGTGACCGCGACTTCAACGACGTGGTGTTCGTCATCAACAAGGAGAACGGCGGCAACATGCGCTCGGCCACCGTGTCGGGCGACATCTCCCCGAGCATCGCCGACGACTTCGTCATCACCAAGGTGCGCTTCAAGCGCCAGGACGACGCCGCCCCCGCGCCCCGCACCTGCACGGGCAGCGCGCCCTGCTGGACCGAGGAGACCCCCGGCGCCTGCACCCCGCCGAACGGCGCGCGGCCCTCCATCCGCTACTCGCTGGCGGTGGACTGCCGCGTCTGCAGCAACGGCACGTGCACGAAGAACGAGACTCCCACCTGGTTCCCCCTGGAGTTCCCCAACACCACGCCCCCCACGCAGCAGGTGGAGGTGGACATCCTCTCCCTGGGCTTCACCGGCTCGCAGCTGTGCTGGAAGGTGGACATCAGCAGCCCCAACGAGCGCTGCCGCCCCATCGTGGACAACATCGACGTGGGCTACCAGGCGGTGCGCGCGGGCAGCTACGCGCGCGCCTCGCCGTCCACGCTGGGCAACGCCATCGTCTGGGGCGTCAACGAGACGCCCGGCAGCGCGTGGGGTGACGACTGGCCCGGCACGGGCCTGCCCGCCGCCTCGACGCGCGCCTACGACGGCAAGAAGGACTTCTCGCTGCGCGGCCGCCTCTACTTCCGCTCGCTCTATGACCCTGAGACGCCGACCGCCACCAACGTGGTGCAGCGGTGGGACGCGGGCCAGGTGATGGCCATGGCCCTGCGCACCGGTGCGAATCCGACGGCGCGCACGCTCTACACGACGACGTCGCCCCCGGGCCCCACGAGCACGCGCGCCACCATCACCTCGGAGATGCAGGACACTGACAGCGCCAGCCCCCTGTTCCCCGACGCGCTCTGTGACGTGTACGCCAACGGGCGCTACACCTGGGACCTCAACAACGACGGCAAGTGCGGCACCCCGACCGGCCCCCCGGACAAGAACGTCACGGGGCCGACGAACGACCGCAACTTCTTCCGCGAGTGGCTGTACGGCTGGGAGGACCAGCATACCCCCGCCCCCTCCAACGTGAAGCGGCCCTGGCCCATGGGCGGCATCAACCTGTCCACCGTGGCCATGGCCGTGCCGCCCTACCTGGACACCTGGGCGCAGAACACGCGCCCGGAGGAGCGGGATGCGTACCGGAAGAACTTCCTGGAGCCGCTGGCGACGCGGGACACCGTGGCCTACGTGGGCACGATGAATGGCTTCCTGCACGCCTATGACGCGGGTGCGTTCCGCAACGCGACCGACGATGCGTGCACGACGGGCGCCCAGCTCCGCGGCTTCTTCGAGCCGTCGGGCTCCTGCGCCACCCCGACGCCGCGGGACTACGGCACCGGCGAGGAGAAGTTCGCCTACCTGCCGAACCTGATGCTGGAGCACTACCGCAACCTGTACGTGCAGGTCCCCAGTGCGGGCACCCCGCCGCCCAAGCCCCAGGTGGATGCGTCGCCCACCATCGCCAACGTGGACCTGGGCATCGCCGGGCAGCCCAAGTGGACGCCGTCGCCCGTGCTGTCGAAGACGACGGGCGCCAAGACGGTGCTCGTCTCGTCGACGGGCAAGGGCAGCCCCGCCGTCTTCGCGCTCGACATCACCAACCCCGCCGACGCCTGGTACCCGCTGCCGCTGTGGGAGTTCAACCTGCGGGACACGAACATCGACCTGGCCTTCACGCTGAACAGGCTCATCAACCCGTCGGTGCTCCACCCGGACAACACGGGCTCGCGCCACGCGCCCTCCGTGGCCCGGCTGGCCTGGGGCTCCGGCTCCACCACCGCCTGGACGGCCGTGGTGGGCAGTGACTACAAGCCCGTCGACACGGCACGCGCGGGTGCCGTCTACCTCATCGACATGAAGACGGGCCGCCCGCTGAACTACGGCTCGTCGCCGGGCGGCCAGCTGGCCGGCATCATCACCCTGGAGCAGGGCGTCGGCGTGGCGGCGGAGAGCGCGCTGGTGGACCTGAACCGGGACGGCAACTACGACATCATGTACGTGCCCACCACCAACGGCGGCGTGTACCGCGTCAACCTGGACCAGGTGAGCACCAGCGCGCCGCTGGGCCGCAAGGTGAAGACCTGCAAGATTGCCAGCGCACCGGCGTCCCTGACGGACCACCCCGACGCGGCGACGGGGCCGAACCAGGACCCGTTCTTCCAGCAGCTCTACTCCAACCTCGCGGTGAAGGTGGTGCGGGACACCACCAACCCGACCGTCCGCATCTACTTCGGCACCGGTGACAACCCGGACGAGTTCTCCGACGGCCCGGCGAACAAGAACACCTACCGCTACCACCTGCTGGCGTTCGAGGACACCGACCCGACCGGCGAAGAGTCCTGCGAGCTGCTGGAGCCCCTGTGGGTGCAGCAGCTGGACCCGGGCCAGACGGTGTGGGGCGGCGTGGCCCTCAGCAGCGACAGGGTGTTCGCCACCACCGCGGTGGGACGCTCCGCGGACGTCTGCGGCCTGAGCCAGGACGAGAGCGGCAAGTACTACGCGACGGGCCAGCTGCCGGACGAGGACGGCAGCGCGCCGGACATGAGCAGCGCGTCGCTGGACGGCCACGGCATCAACGCACCGGTGGTGCACGACCAGCACCTGTTCGTGCTCACCGCCACGGGGAAGATGAAGATGGTGGGCGACGACAACTGGAACACCGGCGCGGAGAGCAATGGCGCGGTGCGCTCGCGCATCCTCATCTACGACGCCATCCCGGACGGGAGGATGCCGCGGTGAGGTACCGGCATTCACGACAGCAGCGCGGCATCACCCTGCTGGAGGTCATGGCCACCATGGCGGTGATGCTGCTGGGCGTCTCCGCGGCGATGCTGGTGGTGAACCAGACCAGTCAGTCCAACCGCCGCACGCTCACCGCCACCCAGGCGCAGCTCATCGCCGAGCAGGAGCTGGAGAACATCGCCTCCCGGGGCTGCACGGTGGACCCGCCGTGCGCCAACCTGGCGGCCCTGGACAACACGAACTACCGCGTGTGGCAGACCAGCATGGGGGAGCTGCGGCGCGCCCCGCCTCCCGCGGCGCTGGAGGCCCGCGAGTACGAGGTCGTCATCGACGTGGACAGCCGCGTGCTGGCGACCTCCATCGAGGCGGGCTCGGTGGGCTCGCCCCCGGTGAGCCGGGACCTCATCCCCGGGACGGCGGGCAGCGGCGGCAACGTAGCCAACGTCCGCGTCTCCGTGAGCTGGGTGGAGCGCAACAGCACGGAGCGGCAGGTGGTGGTGCTCCAGACACGGATGGCGCCATGAGACGGCGTTCGCTTCACCGGGGCTTCACGCTGCTGGAGGTGATGATTGCCAGCGCGCTGGGCGTCGTCGTGCTGGTCGTGGGGCTGGCGGTGGGCCTGCAGATGCAGCGGCGGGTCCTCTTCGAGGAGCAGACGATGACGGCGCAGGTCACCGCGCGGGCGGTGAAGGACCTGCTCGCGACGGACCTGCAACGGGCGGGGACGGGCATGGGCAACGCGGCAATCACCTTCGCCAACGGCGACAGCCGCTTCGCCATCCAGGTGTGGAGTGACCTGGACCTGGCGGCCGGCCTGGCGCCCTTCTTCGCGCCGGACGCGGCGTTCTCCCCGCCGCCCGCGGGCGACTACGCGACCTTCACGTCGGACGTGCTGCAGCTGTACTGGGGTGACACCCGCGCCATGCTCATCCTGGACCGCTGCAGCGGCGGGAGCTCCGACCCCGTCCGCGTGGATGGCACCGACGACTACTGCACGCCGCTCAACCCGACCCTGGACCTGGCGCCCGTCGCTGGCGTGCCCACGCCCGCCATCCTGGTGAACGCGGCGGAACAAGTCGCCTGCCACGTGCAGGTCACGCAGCTGCGGCCCGCCGACAGGAGGCTCACCGCCACGCAGGGCAGCGCGCTGGGCGTAACCACGGACGCGCCGTGCGGCGTCCCGGACCACGCCATCTGGAAGCCGGGGGACAATGACCCGCTTTGGGTGGCGATGCGCACGCAGAGCGCGGCGTACCGGGTGAACTGGGCAAGCGGCATTCCCACGCTGGAGTACCAGCCGCCGGGCGGCACCTGGGTGACAGTGAGCCAGGACGTGGAGCGGATGAAGATTCGCCAGGCCGTCATCAGCCTGGCGGCGCCCAACGACCCGTACCGGTGGTTCCCGGATGTCACCACGGGGACGCCGGCCATCGACCGGTGCACCATGACCACCTGCACCGTGGACGCGGACCCACTGCCGGCGGGTGCACCCGGCAACGACGCGGAGCTGGTGCGCATGCTCCAGCAGCGGGTGCGCGAGCTGGAGGTGACGCTGGTCATCCGCACCCAGCGGCCGGACCGTGAGTCCACGCTGCCGGCGGGGCCGCTCAATGTCGAGGACGAGGGGTTTCCTCGGGACGGCTTCAAGCGGCGGACCCTCACCTTCCGGGTGACGCCGCGCAACTTCGGCGCGGCCGGGCGGCAGCCCATCCCGCCAGCGGGAGCAGGGCCATGAGCATGAAGCGTGACAGGGGCATGACGCTGATCGAGGTGATGGTGACGGTGGCCATCGCCGGCATCCTCATCGCCGCGGCGCTGGTGGGCATGCAGGCCCCCATCAACCGGCAGCGGGAGAGCGCGGCCACGCGCGAGCTGTGGTCCTCGGCGCTGCGCGCCCGGCAGCGGGCGGTGGCCAGCAACCAGCCGGTCCGCTTCGTGGTGGAGGTGGACGGGCAGCACGGCAACGGTGCGCCGCGCACGGTGGTGCGCTGGGAGCAGCTGGCGTGTGACAACGCGTGGAGCAACGACAGCTGTCCGCGACTGGCATGTGTGAACACCACCTGCCGCGCCGACCCGACGTGCTGCGACCAGGTGGGTGAGGACGTCATCATCCC
This DNA window, taken from Pyxidicoccus xibeiensis, encodes the following:
- a CDS encoding pilus assembly PilX N-terminal domain-containing protein; amino-acid sequence: MKSPTATRRRNARGFTLLVGLGVVTLVSLAVLLSYGVVSREAETQGDGRRRKEAFFAAEAGLAEGREAMRLRLAAEGNLDTYNQVIPDLGAPVNEPGLGGGGTPWYEVLPGPAATGGWNQLRLTTEDMAPTELASAGGTPYAEYPTQDNVRYRVFVRDDLDDANPSSDTNGQVWLISVGEVMTEGGRPTRSIVQALIINENASAASGPGCVNRGCGPDNTYNNTQDTQAPDTTNVRTL
- a CDS encoding c-type cytochrome gives rise to the protein MQRTHLLQLLLLLSLPGVAAAQDGGRTAFDTACARCHTADTAEQHVQKSSRSAAKSQRDEPVRGPQLSQLLQKRTPEQLRAWIAAPNAVRKDTRCDTRLLGAGDLDLVLGYLATSAQPPPPPRDELLRQQFNKELAERRAQKQRKANHPSTLPQGRKR
- a CDS encoding DUF4114 domain-containing protein: MRTLNKTLAVMMLLAAPLASAQPEQLCRDNLTQDRQPNFSDSSLDRGPNDTILITPETPPRLQLNTNLTVLNVENITFPFDQRVTISYVYESAGASHALGYMYLDDLQKKPTDPATKVEYVNAAGNLVDSNNNGIFDLHEDIYNLAPPSGPKARPYVGVSRRCTETFTDTAGETYSEPDIARRNCGNTFQRILTTHPTLGNRIADARPGQTFNLIDADVVGSLLGGTNASATQFSDGGLFPHIPNILEPPAIANGNKGVGKMVFLLADDDGDQGNGATFGNLAPVPDSDFVDDGVPDYDVSAYDARGLPRATNPNAGISAFDRTVDLGMVEGGKEIIFFLIVFYDSNHRPNEGTVFPCLKQDAAGKCLLHLRTPINVYFSKAAWNIDQNSEANPVVAERNIGCSYDSTCDRDNPTSNSCHIGNGGPRLCGWLDGPKTTVGTTLHRLRNDAAYGFLDMPMERVTVPRPAGTRNPMPHVIVGAPSTDPFRWILGFEDLPGGGDRDFNDVVFVINKENGGNMRSATVSGDISPSIADDFVITKVRFKRQDDAAPAPRTCTGSAPCWTEETPGACTPPNGARPSIRYSLAVDCRVCSNGTCTKNETPTWFPLEFPNTTPPTQQVEVDILSLGFTGSQLCWKVDISSPNERCRPIVDNIDVGYQAVRAGSYARASPSTLGNAIVWGVNETPGSAWGDDWPGTGLPAASTRAYDGKKDFSLRGRLYFRSLYDPETPTATNVVQRWDAGQVMAMALRTGANPTARTLYTTTSPPGPTSTRATITSEMQDTDSASPLFPDALCDVYANGRYTWDLNNDGKCGTPTGPPDKNVTGPTNDRNFFREWLYGWEDQHTPAPSNVKRPWPMGGINLSTVAMAVPPYLDTWAQNTRPEERDAYRKNFLEPLATRDTVAYVGTMNGFLHAYDAGAFRNATDDACTTGAQLRGFFEPSGSCATPTPRDYGTGEEKFAYLPNLMLEHYRNLYVQVPSAGTPPPKPQVDASPTIANVDLGIAGQPKWTPSPVLSKTTGAKTVLVSSTGKGSPAVFALDITNPADAWYPLPLWEFNLRDTNIDLAFTLNRLINPSVLHPDNTGSRHAPSVARLAWGSGSTTAWTAVVGSDYKPVDTARAGAVYLIDMKTGRPLNYGSSPGGQLAGIITLEQGVGVAAESALVDLNRDGNYDIMYVPTTNGGVYRVNLDQVSTSAPLGRKVKTCKIASAPASLTDHPDAATGPNQDPFFQQLYSNLAVKVVRDTTNPTVRIYFGTGDNPDEFSDGPANKNTYRYHLLAFEDTDPTGEESCELLEPLWVQQLDPGQTVWGGVALSSDRVFATTAVGRSADVCGLSQDESGKYYATGQLPDEDGSAPDMSSASLDGHGINAPVVHDQHLFVLTATGKMKMVGDDNWNTGAESNGAVRSRILIYDAIPDGRMPR
- a CDS encoding type IV pilus modification PilV family protein translates to MRYRHSRQQRGITLLEVMATMAVMLLGVSAAMLVVNQTSQSNRRTLTATQAQLIAEQELENIASRGCTVDPPCANLAALDNTNYRVWQTSMGELRRAPPPAALEAREYEVVIDVDSRVLATSIEAGSVGSPPVSRDLIPGTAGSGGNVANVRVSVSWVERNSTERQVVVLQTRMAP
- a CDS encoding PilW family protein, coding for MRRRSLHRGFTLLEVMIASALGVVVLVVGLAVGLQMQRRVLFEEQTMTAQVTARAVKDLLATDLQRAGTGMGNAAITFANGDSRFAIQVWSDLDLAAGLAPFFAPDAAFSPPPAGDYATFTSDVLQLYWGDTRAMLILDRCSGGSSDPVRVDGTDDYCTPLNPTLDLAPVAGVPTPAILVNAAEQVACHVQVTQLRPADRRLTATQGSALGVTTDAPCGVPDHAIWKPGDNDPLWVAMRTQSAAYRVNWASGIPTLEYQPPGGTWVTVSQDVERMKIRQAVISLAAPNDPYRWFPDVTTGTPAIDRCTMTTCTVDADPLPAGAPGNDAELVRMLQQRVRELEVTLVIRTQRPDRESTLPAGPLNVEDEGFPRDGFKRRTLTFRVTPRNFGAAGRQPIPPAGAGP
- a CDS encoding pilus assembly FimT family protein translates to MSMKRDRGMTLIEVMVTVAIAGILIAAALVGMQAPINRQRESAATRELWSSALRARQRAVASNQPVRFVVEVDGQHGNGAPRTVVRWEQLACDNAWSNDSCPRLACVNTTCRADPTCCDQVGEDVIIPETMSAAEMQGLCYLPGSGRPVQPNNPPLLGCMQGQLDNTAALTAAAPGNLRFTFTSERARSLLIVEPVTGLSRILDCDSQAAIDRPVTECTN